A part of Methanothermobacter thermautotrophicus genomic DNA contains:
- the infB gene encoding translation initiation factor IF-2, with the protein MKIRSPIVSVLGHVDHGKTTLLDHIRGSAVASREAGGITQHIGATEIPMDVIEGICGDFLKKFSIRETLPGLFFIDTPGHEAFTTLRKRGGALADLAILIVDINEGFKPQTQEALNILRMYRTPFVVAANKIDRIHGWRAHEGRPFMETFSKQDIQVQQKLDTKVYELVGKLHEEGFESERFDRVTDFASQVSIIPVSAITGEGIPELLTMLMGLAQQYLREQLKIEEDSPARGTILEVKEETGLGMTIDAVIYDGILRKNDTIAMMTSKDVISTRIRSLLKPGPLEEMRESRKKFQKVDEVVAAAGIKIVAPGIDDVMAGSPLRVVTDPEKVREEILSEIEDIKIDTDEAGVVVKADTLGSLEAVVKILRDMDVPIKVADIGDVSRRDVVNAGIALQEDRAYGAIIAFNVKVIPSAAQELKNSDIRLFQGNVIYRLMEEYEEWVRGIEEEKKKKWMEAIIKPASIRLIPKLVFRQSKPAIGGVEVLTGVIRQGYPLMNEDGETVGTVESMQDKGENLKSASRGQKVAMAIKDAVYGKTIHEGDTLYVDIPENHYHILKEQLSGDLTEEEIDLLDKIAEIKRKKNPDWGMKAPF; encoded by the coding sequence ATGAAGATCAGATCACCCATCGTCTCAGTACTCGGACACGTGGATCACGGGAAAACCACACTCCTTGACCATATAAGAGGCAGTGCAGTTGCCTCAAGGGAGGCTGGTGGTATAACCCAGCACATAGGGGCCACAGAGATACCCATGGATGTCATTGAGGGGATCTGCGGAGACTTCCTCAAAAAATTCTCGATCAGGGAAACACTACCAGGACTCTTCTTCATAGACACACCAGGACATGAGGCATTCACAACCCTCAGAAAACGTGGAGGAGCCCTGGCGGATCTTGCAATACTCATAGTCGATATAAATGAGGGATTCAAACCCCAGACACAGGAGGCCCTCAACATCCTCAGGATGTACAGGACACCCTTCGTGGTGGCTGCAAACAAGATAGACAGGATCCATGGATGGAGGGCCCACGAGGGACGCCCCTTCATGGAGACCTTCAGCAAACAGGACATCCAGGTCCAGCAGAAACTTGACACAAAGGTCTATGAACTTGTGGGTAAACTCCATGAGGAGGGCTTTGAATCAGAGAGATTCGACAGGGTCACAGACTTCGCCTCACAGGTCAGCATAATACCAGTAAGTGCCATAACAGGCGAGGGCATACCTGAACTCCTCACCATGCTCATGGGACTTGCACAGCAGTACCTCAGGGAGCAGCTCAAAATCGAGGAGGATTCCCCTGCCAGGGGCACCATCCTGGAGGTGAAGGAGGAGACAGGCCTCGGCATGACCATAGACGCCGTAATATATGATGGGATACTCAGAAAGAACGACACCATAGCCATGATGACGTCAAAGGATGTCATATCCACAAGGATAAGGTCACTCCTCAAACCAGGGCCCCTTGAGGAGATGAGGGAATCCAGGAAGAAATTCCAGAAGGTCGATGAGGTCGTTGCAGCAGCAGGTATAAAGATAGTGGCACCTGGCATCGATGACGTCATGGCAGGCTCACCCCTAAGGGTTGTAACCGACCCTGAGAAGGTGAGGGAGGAGATACTCAGCGAAATCGAGGACATCAAGATAGACACCGATGAGGCAGGCGTCGTGGTGAAGGCAGACACCCTGGGGTCACTTGAGGCTGTGGTCAAGATCCTCAGGGACATGGATGTCCCCATAAAGGTGGCAGACATAGGGGACGTCTCAAGGAGGGACGTGGTGAATGCAGGCATAGCCCTCCAGGAGGACAGGGCCTACGGGGCCATAATAGCCTTCAATGTTAAGGTGATACCCTCAGCAGCCCAGGAACTCAAAAACTCAGACATAAGGCTCTTCCAGGGCAACGTCATCTACAGGCTCATGGAGGAATATGAGGAATGGGTCAGGGGCATTGAGGAGGAGAAGAAAAAGAAATGGATGGAAGCCATCATAAAACCTGCAAGCATAAGGCTCATACCCAAGCTGGTCTTCAGGCAGAGCAAGCCAGCCATTGGAGGAGTTGAGGTCCTTACAGGCGTCATAAGGCAGGGCTACCCCCTCATGAACGAGGATGGAGAGACAGTGGGTACCGTGGAGAGCATGCAGGACAAGGGTGAAAACCTCAAATCAGCCTCACGCGGCCAGAAGGTTGCAATGGCTATAAAGGATGCTGTTTACGGTAAGACGATCCATGAGGGAGATACACTCTACGTTGACATACCCGAAAACCACTACCACATCCTTAAAGAACAGCTCTCAGGGGATCTGACAGAAGAGGAAATTGATCTCCTGGATAAGATAGCTGAAATCAAGAGGAAGAAGAATCCTGACTGGGGAATGAAGGCACCATTTTAA
- a CDS encoding 30S ribosomal protein S6e translates to MAFKVVISDKEKSVQMEVDPSESRGLIGLTIGDEFDGSIIGLKGYKLKITGGSDKNGFPMKKTVPGARRIRSLVSGGVGYKPRRDGERRRKTFRGNTISDDIVQINTVVIEKGEKPLEELLGADEE, encoded by the coding sequence TTGGCATTTAAGGTTGTGATTTCAGACAAGGAGAAGAGTGTCCAGATGGAGGTCGACCCATCAGAGTCCAGGGGCCTCATTGGCCTCACCATAGGCGACGAATTCGATGGATCAATAATAGGCCTCAAGGGATACAAACTGAAGATCACAGGTGGAAGCGATAAGAACGGTTTCCCGATGAAGAAGACAGTGCCCGGTGCAAGGAGGATAAGGAGCCTTGTATCAGGCGGTGTGGGCTATAAACCCAGACGCGACGGCGAGAGAAGAAGAAAAACCTTCAGGGGAAACACGATATCCGATGACATAGTCCAGATAAACACCGTTGTCATTGAGAAGGGTGAGAAACCACTCGAAGAACTTCTTGGCGCCGATGAGGAATAA